From Quercus lobata isolate SW786 chromosome 1, ValleyOak3.0 Primary Assembly, whole genome shotgun sequence, one genomic window encodes:
- the LOC115950874 gene encoding uncharacterized protein LOC115950874, producing the protein MNAEDALAAIKDTEKPGDKAKKEDDRRGQKRDRPDRRNNDGNRRKDDKNPRTVRFTPLVMPVDKIFTQIKDEHYLKWPRPLHSSPNVRDKNKYCRFHKDHGHNTEDCRDLKEQIEELIRKGKLQKYVKKGEYSKSRDDNKTQHESFSRDDDCPSYPPNKVIGEINTITGGPFSGRLFKSLKKAYQRQVNSVHTVPPSKHRRTYEDMSFNEGDAIGVKQPHNDPLVIMLNIERFNTKRILVDNGISADIIYLPAFQQLRLDPKRLRPFDSPLVSFSGDRVYPRSMVTLTVTAGTYPVQLTRPTLNKWKAATSTYCLKVKFPTDNGVGEVKGDQVLARECYQAVLAGKENHTWMIEEKEEDKIEALETVELVEREANKTTKIGTTLSPEMRTKLIKFLKENLDVFTWSHEDMLGISPEVIQHKLNVDPERKPVQQR; encoded by the exons atgaatgctgaagaCGCTTTAGCTGCCATAAAGGATACCGAAAAGCCAGGCGACAAGGCCAAGAAGGAAGACGATCGCAGGGGGCAGAAGAGAGATCGACCAGATCGTCGGAACAACGATGGGAATAGGAGGAAAGATGATAAAAACCCTCGAACGGTAAGATTTACTCCTCTGGTCATGCCTGTTGACAAGATTTTCACAcagatcaaggacgagcattatCTTAAATGGCCCAGACCATTGCACTCATCCCCTAATGTCCGCGACAAGAACAAGTACTGCCGGTTCCACAAGGATCATGGCCACAACACGGAAGATTGCAGGGACCTGAAGGAGCAGATAGAGGAGTTAATACGGAAAGGAAAGTTacagaaatatgtgaagaaaggagaatatagcAAGTCCAGAGACGACAATAAAACCCAGCACGAATCATTCTCCCGGGATGACGATTGTCCGTCCTATCCTCCAAACAAGGTGATCGGGGAGATCAACACGATCACAGGAGGGCCGTTCTCAGGAAGGTTGTTTAAATCACTCAAAAAGGCATACCAGAGACAAGTTAACAGCGTCCACACTGTACCCCCGTCCAAGCACCGACGAACATACGAAGACATGTCCTTCAATGAGGGAGACGCCATAGGAGTGAAGCAACCCCACAACGATCCCTTGGTCATAATGTTAAATATAGAAAGGTTCAATACCAAAAGGATCCTTGTCGATAATGGCATCTCTGCGGACATCATCTACCTCCCAGCCTTCCAGCAGCTGAGACTAGATCCAAAAAGACTGCGCCCTTTTGACTCTCCACTCGTCAGCTTCAGCGGAGACAGGGTCTACCCCCGGAGTATGGTGACATTGACGGTGACGGCGGGGACCTACCCAGTGCAGTTGACTCG ACCCACGCTCAACAAGTGGAAAGCGGCAACGTCAACTTactgtttgaaggtaaaattcccaacagaTAATGGTGTCGGTGAAGTGAAAGGAGATCAAGTCCTGGCAAGAGAATGCTACCAAGCCGTCCTGGCTGGGAAGGAGAACCACACGTGGATGAttgaggagaaggaagaagacaaGATAGAGGCCCTGGAGACGGTGGAGTTGGTAGAAAGAGAGGCGAACAAGACGACCAAGATAGGAACGACGTTGAGCCCCGAGATGAGAACAAAACTCATAAAGTTCCTCAAAGAGAATCTAGACGTCTTCAcatggagtcacgaggacatgctGGGCATATCCccagaagtcatccagcataAGTTGAATGTGGACCCAGAACGGAAACCCGTCCAGCAACGATGA
- the LOC115950884 gene encoding uncharacterized protein LOC115950884, whose protein sequence is MKLRLQQVQQAQQDESRSKGNLEGEGDSHRRGTPQRPATPDEQNSDLLREMRKEMDELRSAIKEKTDRSADKMVRATDSPFTTAVLECPVPSKFRLPQLEPFDGLKDPQDHLNTFKTTLGLQQPPDEILCRSFPTTLKGAAREWFTKLQTSSIDNFDQLSSAFLRHFIGGQRPKRPVDYLLTVKQGEKETLRSYVKRFTRETLEVDEADDKVQLMTFKAGLRSRDLVASLAKNPPKTMAEMLLKA, encoded by the coding sequence atgaagctacGACTCCAGCAGGTTCAGCAGGCCCAACAGGACGAAAGCCGGTCCAAGGGTAACCTGGAGGGAGAAGGGGATAGCCACAGGAGAGGTACCCCCCAAAGGCCAGCTACCCCGGACGAACAGAACTCAGATCTTCTTcgagaaatgaggaaagagatggacgaactaaggAGCGCCATCAAAGAAAAGACGGATCGGAGTGCAGACAAAATGGTAAGGGCTACGGATTCACCCTTCACCACAGCGGTACTTGAATGCCCCGTACCGTCAAAGTTCCGTTTACCTCAACTAGAGCCATTCGACGGACTCAAGGACCCTCaggatcatcttaatacctttaagacgaCTCTGGGTCTTCAACAACCACCTGACGAGATACTATGTCGTTCCTTCCCaaccactctcaaaggagctgcaagagaATGGTTCACGAAGTTGCAAACCTCATCCATAGACAACTTCGATCAATTAAGCAGTGCCTTCTTACGCCATTTCATAGGGGGGCAACGTCCAAAAAGGCCGGTAGACTACTTACTTACCGTAAAGCAGGGAGAGAAGGAAACTCTGAGGTCATATGTCAAACGATTCACCCGGGAGACTTTGGAGGTGGACGAAGCCGATGACAAGGTGCAACTGATGACCTTCAAAGCAGGGCTGAGGTCCAGAGATCTTGTGGCCTCCCTTGCTAAGAATCCACCAAAGACGATGGCAGAAATGCTCCTGAAGGCatag
- the LOC115983452 gene encoding vacuolar fusion protein MON1 homolog, whose protein sequence is MSSDSSSTSGGEFTNPNPSPNSTSKPLEDQFASAALTEPDNEPPEIQESPNGVANGSVGENSHGEIESNEREGAVGSNLEARQSVRWRRTNSEVEVEAPSSPSSSGYAGERGSSSGSGSSGGFDMIGGGIGGGDDEEIQEVSNVDSIQDSQASWMPGKRHVDEDDASLSWRKRKKHFFILSNSGKPIYSRYGDEHKLAGFSATLQAIISFVENGGDRVKLVRAGNHQVVFLVKGPIYLVCISCTEEPYESLRGQLELIYGQMLLILTKSVNRCFEKNPKFDMTPLLGGTDVVFSSLIHSFSWNPATFLHAYTCLPLAYATRQAAGAILQDVADSGVLFAILMCKHKVISLVGAQKASLHPDDMLLLANFVMSSESFRTSESFSPICLPRYNPMAFLYAYVHYLDVDTYLMLLTTSSDAFYHLKDCRIRIEMVLLRSNVLSEVQRSMLDGGMHVEDLPTDPLPRSGTLSPHLGQPRDSHESLREPFVGIGGPAGLWHFMYRSIFLDQYVSSEFSPPINSPRKQKRLYRAYQNLYASMHDKGIGPHKTQFRRDENYVLLCWVTQDFELYAAFDPLADKAVAIKTCNRVCQWVKDVENEIFLLGASPFSW, encoded by the exons ATGTCCTCCGATTCCAGCTCAACCTCCGGCGGCGAATTCACCAACCCTAACCCTAGCCCTAATTCCACCTCCAAACCACTCGAAGATCAATTCGCATCGGCCGCATTGACCGAGCCCGACAACGAACCGCCGGAGATTCAAGAATCCCCAAACGGTGTCGCGAATGGTTCCGTTGGCGAGAACAGTCACGGGGAGATCGAAAGCAATGAACGAGAAGGAGCGGTTGGGAGCAATTTGGAGGCGAGGCAGAGTGTGAGGTGGAGGAGGACGAATTCGGAGGTGGAAGTGGAGGCGCCGTCGAGCCCGAGTAGCAGTGGGTACGCCGGTGAAAGGGGCAGCAGTAGTGGCAGTGGGAGTAGTGGCGGGTTCGACATGATTGGCGGTGGGATTGGCGGCGGCGACGATGAGGAGATACAGGAAGTCAGCAATGTCGATTCCATTCAGGATTCTCAGGCCTCGTGGATGCCTGGAAAGCGTCACGTCGACGAG GATGATGCTTCCCTATCGtggagaaaaaggaagaagcacTTCTTTATTTTAAGTAACTCAGGCAAACCAATATATTCCAG ATATGGGGATGAACACAAGCTAGCAGGATTTTCAGCAACATTACAGGCTATAATTTCCTTCGTGGAGAACGG GGGGGATCGTGTCAAATTGGTCAGGGCAGGAAATCACCAG GTGGTTTTTCTTGTGAAAGGACCCATTTACTTAGTTTGCATTAGCTGCACAGAAGAACCCTATGAGTCATTGAGGGGGCAACTGGAGCTAATATATGGTCAG ATGCTTCTTATTCTAACGAAGTCAGTAAATAGGTGTTTCGAGAAGAACCCAAAGTTTGATATGACACCTTTGCTTGGAGGGACAGATGTTGTCTTCTCGTCTTTAATCCACTCTTTCAGTTG GAATCCGGCTACATTTCTTCATGCATACACTTGTCTTCCCCTGGCTTATGCAACGAGGCAAGCTGCAGGTGCTATATTGCAAGATGTTGCCGATTCTGGTGTTCTATTTGCAATATTAATGTGCAAACACAAG GTTATCAGTCTTGTTGGTGCTCAAAAAGCTTCTCTTCATCCTGATGATATGTTATTACTTGCCAACTTTGTCATGTCATCAGAATCATTTAG GACTTCTGAATCATTTTCACCGATCTGCCTGCCAAGATATAATCCCATGGCATTTTTGTATGCTTATGTCCATTATCTTGAT GTTGACACATACTTGATGTTGCTTACTACTAGTTCAGATGCCTTTTATCATCTTAAGGATTGCAG GATTCGTATTGAAATGGTCCTTTTGAGGTCAAATGTTCTTAGCGAAGTTCAGAGATCCATGCTAGATGGAGGGATGCATGTTGAGGATTTGCCTACCGATCCATTACCTCGTTCTGGAACTTTATCTCCACATCTGGGCCAACCCAGAGATTCTCATGAGAGTTTAAGAGAACCATTTGTTGGCATTGGTGGTCCTGCTGGACTTTGGCATTTCATGTACCGTAGTATATTTCTGGATCAATATGTATCTTCTGAGTTCTCACCACCAATTAATAGCCCACGTAAACAGAAAAG ATTATATAGGGCTTACCAGAACCTTTATGCTTCCATGCATGATAAAGGAATTGGGCCTCACAAAACTCAGTTTAGAAGAGATGAAAATTATG TTCTACTCTGTTGGGTCACCCAGGATTTTGAACTATATGCAGCATTTGATCCACTTGCAGACAAG GCAGTGGCGATAAAGACTTGCAACCGAGTTTGCCAATGGGTGAAAGACGtggaaaatgaaatatttttgcTGGGAGCAAGCCCCTTTTCGTGGTGA